tctccctctctcacatgTGTGTGTTAAAGCCTTAAAAAACCCCATCATTCCATCGCCCATGATGCaaaccacacctctctctctctctctctctctacaaatgACTAAAATTACAGTATCATGGAAAAGCAAATGAGcataagaagaaggagaagaagagattcTCACTCCATCTCCTCTCTTTCCATTCTCTCCATTACTCTTCTTTAAAGTCTACATAACGTTTACAGATTTTCCGACGAGAGCGAGAAGAGAGATGGAAGAGAACGGGTGGGGTTTGGCGCCATCAGGGGCCCCACCACTGATGATGCAACGGGAAGAGGAGCGGTGGAGGCATTTCGATAACTCCGTGAATGCGGTTTCCTTCGGATTCGTGGCTACCGCGATCTTGATCTCCATGTTCCTGGTGATGGCCATCTTCGAGAGGTTTCTACGGCCGAGATCGACTGATGGGAGAGGGGGAGGGAGAAATGCTGCTGGGGATTTGGAACGTGGGACGGGAGTTTCTTCCAAGGTTGGGGTACGATCTCCCAATGTAAGTCCTCTCTTCTCTTCCGATTATTACGAAAAAGCCATTGATTTTGTGTAGatttactactactactactctCTTTTCTCATTGtttttctatctttctttcttgagaaacgttgatttttattttttttatttacatttttccctttctattttggtgtGTTCTTTCCACCACTACGCGAAATTTGTTCATacaaatgatgatttgatgtataTCTCTAATAACCAAATCACTCTCTTTGGAGTGCAATTAACAATTTTAGGGGGTGGAAATAACAATTTCCTAAACAgtattatcttcttttttttaaaaaaaactgaacAGGATAGGATCCAGTGTGCTCCAAGCATTATCAGAAATAGTGCTCCTTCTACATCGGGATACTGAGTCAGTTCAAAAGTCTAAAATACATTTCATCGGCTATCATGTAAAAACCAGACTGATCGGATAATCTAATCTGTCTGTAAAAGCAATTATTTGAATCCAAAAGCAATCTTTGTGGACCCTTGTAGCTAGATTGTTGAAATTGTTGACTAGACCCTTTTATATAAAACGATCTTGATCGTTCATCTTTTCATGTGCTATGTATTGGACGACTTGAGTCGTCCAAATGGTTTGTTTCTTTGCGTGGTTGCCTGTAAAATGGGTGCTGAACCTAATGCACGGTCCAGATCGATTAATTGGATAATCTATGTGTGCTTATGCAACGAGGAGCACTGTCATTTAGAGTGTTAGGAGGCAACTGGATCATTTCTTGAGAGTCATTTTTACCCCAAAATTCCTCAGGAATTTGCAATTTCTTTTCCAAACAATGCTGGGACAATTGGGGAAAATTGCAAATTCCCTAGAAGAGACTTTTTGAGAGAGAAATTTACCAAAACGCCTTtgtctgtttttctttctttaaaagtAGCATACATCCAGCCCGTCTAACACATGCAACCCATCATTGTGATCACAAGAACAATAAATCTGGCTAATcgaatcatcagatgggccacacttgaatatGGGTGTTACTTAGCTGTGTACATTATCTTGTATGGTTTAGCCGACGTTATGATTGAACGTGCCATATTTCCGCTCATCTGATAATCTTGGTGTGGTGCATctgttgaatgggttggatgtcagaCACATACAACACAGGGCCCACAATTCTCGATACTCCACTTTCTAAAGAAAAATTAAACAAGGGGAGCATGTACATAATTTCTCCCTTTAAAAACTAAAAAGCAccatggggtttttttttttttgggggcggGGGCGGGTGgggcactatttggtaaaatattAACTAACCAGGAATTTTGCACTAAAAAACACTTCTTGAAATGaggttatctttcaaaaataaaaataaaaaatcacatcaTGAAATGAAGTTGTTTTATTGTTCCTGTAATTTGAGTTCCTTTGGACTCAGTAGGGAGTAGAAGCCAGCTTGTGATGTTTGTAGCTGCCCACTGGGGGGTCCCAATACTGAGTTGTCCAATGATTGGAACCGTCCATGTTGGTAACCttatgctatgtgggccacaGTAAGAAGCGTACGGTGGAACGGTTGACTGTAATCACCTCTAACTGTAGATTAATTTGgaagaatgaaaataaaattttcaatgggtcacattcaactctaaaatcaaaggttaggatcattgcTGAAGCCTGGTTATGGAACAATTGCTTATTTAAGATAGAAATGAGAATGTTGATGGTTCAAATCGTCaaaccatctcagcatgtgggcccagcATGTGGCGAGACCCAAAATGAACTCTTCTATTTTGTTTTTCCCTGTTTCTGCCTAGTGAAGAAGAGAAGTAAGATGGTTAGTGCACAAACTATTCCCGTGCACTGGTGCAAGGGCATACACTTGCAAGGTCTAGGCCATTCATCACGCTGTCCTTTTATTGCACATGTTCGGCTGCCTGTTGTGTGGACTGGCTTGATTTTCTCCCCACCAGGGCAGATTAGTGAGTGGCCCTGATCTTTTTGGGATAAGTGCAAGGGAGTCGGTTATCAGATTCGGAACACCCTTGGCTAGGCCCActtcagaggtgggccccaccatgcataTCACGTGGAAGGTCTGCTGTTTCTGTAAGGATGCCTGAACCACCTGAAACATAGAATTGAATGCTGATCAATCTATGTTTCCAGCATTCAATTCTATGTTTCTTACCTGTCCATAgattgaatggcttggatggctaggatcttgtgGAAACTCTTACTTTGCATGATGTATTCATGGTGCTACTGACCTCTTGAATGGTTCTTATCATCCATTGGAATGGCCTAAGCTTGTGATTTTATGTGTTTTTCTCTTGCCCTTTCTCCCTATGTTTTTGGGGTATATTTTTCCCTAGGATGTAAATAGAGAAATTGATGCCCTGATTTTAAGCTGTGTAGATATGCCAACATTGCACATTTATTATGACATCCTGGCCATCCATTAGGTTCAGAACTGCCTTGAACTTGCCATGGCCCTAAAATCAGACCGTTCAACTCATCAGGCACGCCAAAAGTGTTTGAGAAAACAGGCTGTTAGAAGAATATGGCTAATGGTTTACATTCTACTTCACTCATGGCATACCTGATTTGTGGATtgacctgagttttgggtcagaGCATATCCATACgtaggccccacctgatgaacatctTGGCCTCCATTTGTTTGGCTTGCTTGGTGAGGCCCCTTTTACATTTCACTTGCTCAAGTCCTGTCCAATGTCCATGCTCCTCCTGAATTGAGTTTTGAGACTGAGACATGAATTCCCTTGAATTTCAGTAAGCCGAATTGGCTGGTGAAACTAACGTAGGTGATTCCTGTGGCATTAGTCATTGTCGCTGTTATTGTCATTGCTTTGTTGTCTGCTATTGTAGTAAGTAGTCGTACCAGCAGTACTAGTTGTTGCCCCTGTTGTTGCTGCTGTCATTGTGCTGTTTGTTTATTTTGTCTCCAAGACAGGAGCTTTCACCATACGGTTAGGTGTCCAGTCTTGCGGGCCTCTATGTTGAAGAACTGCTGGGTCCTTACACCCTGGTTTTAAATGTCATTTGGTAGCATGTATTTAAGCTTTACATGTTTCGGAGTACAAATCGCCTGGGGACTGAAACCGGTCTTACTTGGTCCGGTCCTGTATCTGCATGGT
This region of Magnolia sinica isolate HGM2019 chromosome 1, MsV1, whole genome shotgun sequence genomic DNA includes:
- the LOC131230770 gene encoding uncharacterized protein LOC131230770, giving the protein MEENGWGLAPSGAPPLMMQREEERWRHFDNSVNAVSFGFVATAILISMFLVMAIFERFLRPRSTDGRGGGRNAAGDLERGTGVSSKVGVRSPNMSIYAKGVSVLMPGQDVPTFIAHPAPPPCPPERISWPHHQQSTFSHPTSNPH